From the Schistocerca piceifrons isolate TAMUIC-IGC-003096 chromosome 2, iqSchPice1.1, whole genome shotgun sequence genome, the window CGTGTGTGCTGCGTCAGTGTGGAGATCTAAAAGTAATAAATAGTCGTAGCAGAAAAACGTTCAGCGGATATGTTATCTACATGTATCACTGAGGGAATATTTATTCTTTAAGTCTGAAGGTCATTCTCTAactagtgacaaaagaaaatataCTTTTACTGCCCTGAAAATCACGTGCTTTTTGGTACTAGTTGAAGGTGAGTTGTCCTAGGATTATAAGGTACGTGACAACAGCAGTGAAAGCAGAAACTATCAGACGGCGGTCGATCTTGACAAATCCGGCGGCGCTGAAGGACGTTCGAGGTCCTTGAAGCGTGAACCTTAGGAATTCATCAAACTCAGCCGTGCGCCGTTGAGGTACCACCGATGCCCTGATGAGGATCACACCTGTGGCTGCCGCAGTGTCTTCCGCAGCCGCGCACGACAGCGAGAACAGTAGGATCCTCATCCAGTGCAAAGCAAGCCACACCTCCGATACGCTTACGGGTACCTCGATTGAGAGTCCCGGCACATTGCTGTCGGACAGCAGCTTGACGAAAACCTCATAGGAACTGCAAGTGGCGCCACAGATGCAGAACGCGATGTCGAAGGCCACAGGCAGGCCAAAGTGGCTCATAAGGTGGTCGGCGGCTCGTCCCAAGGCCACGTATGTCTTCTGCAGCTGCAGCAGTGAGCACCTGTAAGATGGTGACGCTCCTACAAACAGTTCTGTACAATGGGGGGACAGGGCGTCCTGGAGGGCATCGTTCAGTCTAGAGAACCTCGCCCACATTTCCAGGACGAGCAAGATGAATTGTAGTGTGATCGTCACATCAAACAATATCACCAAAATGACTACGAAACTCACAAATGCGTTACCAAAGATGGATAAACTTACTGTCACCAAGTAGAGCAGCATTGAGAGATTAACAGCTACTACTAATCCTCCCAGAACTTTTGCATATTTCACCTTCTTCGTAGGTATATGTGTATCAGCTAGTTTCATCTcctttatgaaatattttaagtGTTGGAACCTAGACACAGTACATATTCCCAAAACTGATAACGTCTTCATTTCGAAGAGTACTATTATGAAGATGTACACGGGCAGCATTATTTTTGAAAGActtgtggatgtattccaataaacAAACGTCGCATGAAGGAGCATGGACGAACTTAACGCCACTACAAAGAACCACAACGCTGATAGATTAACAATATTCTTGCAGCAAAATATCTGTCGATCTGTGCACATCGCTGCAGGTCGACATCTCCGTGTCATAGGTGCCAGTCCAAAAGCTTGCCACATTCCATACAACACACTGAACGAAACATCGAACTTGAAGACAGTCTCTCTTCTGTAACCGTACATGGTGTAAACGTGTATGATGTCGCTGCCAGCTTTCCCGTTACTGGAATGGAAAGGTTTTCTATCGTCCACCCCATCTGGGAACTCATAAATGCATTTGATCGCTTAGTGTGGCAGTCAGTTTAATTTCTGGGAAGTTGTCACTGTTCTTCACAATGTAATGTTTACACTTTAAGGATTCGTATTTAGAAAAGCGCCCCTATTCGTCTTTgcagtttttatttgtatttttgatcTTATGAATAAAAGAAAAGCGAGAGATCATTATCAGTGAGAACTGCAGATAAGCTAGGTCATGTTTGCCTTCGTTTTTGTCATTATCGTAAACGTATCTACAGACTTCGTTATTACTCCTCCAGTCGTCAGACATAGAAAGTTGTGCTTACAATGCGAGAGAGAACTTGTCATAAGTATTAATATTTTTACAGGTTTTGCCTAAGTAGTGTCTCTGTTTACAGCTTGTTACAGTGACATATTGCTTTCTAAGGACAATCGATTCATTTGAATAATTTGCATACGCCACACAGAGTTCTATCAGTCAGAAATAATCGCCCCGTAAATCAGCAAGCTGTAGCCTTTCTAATTTTCTGTTCCTCGTGTACAGGCCGTGTTTCTGTCCGTGTAAATGAAACACAGTGTGCAACAAAGGCACTATCAATACGAAAATGTCTAAGTGACCTCAGTTTCAAGGTTCAGGAAAAGATGCAGACAACACTCTCTTAGTATAACTTCGAATGTAAAACGATTGAGAAGCAACAGAAAACGGAAAGGAAATTTAAATTTACGGAAAGGTAGTTCTCAGTAAAGTACTGAATGGAAACAAACTATAGTACTCACTAAGTAGCAGTGCCAAAGAGTTTGGATTATATGTTATATGTTGAAGAGCTTCAAGGAATACACCTATAAAGAAAGAAAGTAACGATGACTTCATGAAAAAACTGAACAGACTAGGAAGGAAAACTTGAGGAAAATAGCAAATTGCAAAACGAGCAACTCCAACCCATAATAACTACTAATCAAGTT encodes:
- the LOC124775871 gene encoding gustatory receptor 68a-like, giving the protein MKLADTHIPTKKVKYAKVLGGLVVAVNLSMLLYLVTVSLSIFGNAFVSFVVILVILFDVTITLQFILLVLEMWARFSRLNDALQDALSPHCTELFVGASPSYRCSLLQLQKTYVALGRAADHLMSHFGLPVAFDIAFCICGATCSSYEVFVKLLSDSNVPGLSIEVPVSVSEVWLALHWMRILLFSLSCAAAEDTAAATGVILIRASVVPQRRTAEFDEFLRFTLQGPRTSFSAAGFVKIDRRLIVSAFTAVVTYLIILGQLTFN